The genomic DNA GGTCTGCCAGCCGTTCGCTGTGCGGCGAAAGTGTGAATAATACAGAGGCAGCGATGTGTAATACTATGAACTACTATCACGCGGTGCGGAAAGCGCAAACTCCGCCTCAGGCAGCAGGAATGGTTACTAAACGATGTCAGTGTGGCGTAGGGCTGGATGACGACTCGTTCGCTGCCGAGCCTTCCGTCGGCAGCTGCGCCCAGTCGCTCAGCCTTCATGTTCAGCTGTGGTGTGTCCACTGCGAATGGTGCGGTACCTCCGAGAACGTGCTGCTCGGAGTGAGGGGTACTATAAGATCCTTTTGCGCTGCGATCTGACTGCTCTCCACTTGACTCGACACACAACCACAGACTGCAGATCAGCATATCACCATCACTGACTCGCTATCCGATCAACACAACGACTATCACAACTATGTCAGGACCCTACGATTACAACAACCAGGGCTACGGCGCCCCGCCAGCCCCTCAGTACGGCGGAGGTCAGCAGCAAGGCTACAACCAATACCCTCAGCAAAATCAGCAATACTCTCAACAAGGCTACTCAGGATACCCGCCACAACAGGGCTACGATCAAAGCGGCTACAACAACCAAGGCGGCTACGGTTCAGCACCATACGGCCAACAACAAGGCTACGGCGCACCACCAGCGCCGCAATACGGCTCTGGAGGCTACGATCAGAACCAATCCACATACGGTGGCCCACCAAACGCCGGAGGCTTCAACCACGGTCAAGCCAACCCACAATACGGCCAAGATTACTCGAGCCAACAGCAACAATACTTCTCGCAACATCCTCCCACTACCAACGATCCTTCAAACCCATACGGCTACACACAAGACCCACGCGATCCCAACAACCCGCA from Cercospora beticola chromosome 3, complete sequence includes the following:
- a CDS encoding uncharacterized protein (antiSMASH:Cluster_6), which gives rise to MSGPYDYNNQGYGAPPAPQYGGGQQQGYNQYPQQNQQYSQQGYSGYPPQQGYDQSGYNNQGGYGSAPYGQQQGYGAPPAPQYGSGGYDQNQSTYGGPPNAGGFNHGQANPQYGQDYSSQQQQYFSQHPPTTNDPSNPYGYTQDPRDPNNPQEGERGFMGAMAGGIGGGLLGHKAGHGVIGALAGAFLGSKGQDYLKKNKHSSHGSHGGSHSGKW